TACTGCTGTTCTAGTGTGCTGTTTCTATTACATGTCTCAAAAGATTGTCTTAGAAATGATGGGAATAACTTAACTACATCTTGTAAACCCTGCTCTAAAACCTATTCGTTATAAAATACTAAGGACAAATTACTTTCCCCGGCAGTTAAtgacactttttaaattaaaaaagcagattactgggaagtctgggtggctcagtggttgagcatctgcctttggcccaaggcgtgatcctggggtcccaggatcgagtcccacattgggctccctgcatggagcctgcttctctctatctctgcctatgtctgtgcgtctctctgtgtctctcatgaataaataaataaaatatttaaaaataaattaaaaagcagattACTTAGTAAATATAACTTCAGACCacaaagaaatagttttaagtatattttagaGTAACTATATTGCATCTGCCTAGGTCTTCCATTTGGACCATAACTTGAAATGCTTTAAATTTGATCAGAGTTTTCAAAACATAACAGATTTCTTTGCATCATTGAATTTCAAATATTCACACTCTAGGTGTTTACTAAAATTCTTTAAGgctaataaaatacaaaagaacaacaacaaaaaagtctaCGTGTACAATAAAAGTCTATACACGCAAATTCTGGTCATTTAAACTAGtgcctctctaaaaaaaaatgatcaaatccCTAAGGTGGATGGGGAAATcagcagaaaatttaaaaatattctaattgcCTAAAGGGTATACTCAATTCTGTTTCCAGGTAAAAACTCAATTACCTTAACAGATATTAACTGATTTGGTTGTtgctgagaaaatgaaattatatagtgACATCCCACAAGCTTTGCTGTGGGTTAGATGCTAAAAGCCAACCACAGATGATCTCCCCAGGCACTGGTTATCAAGTAAAGTAAAGGTGATTTTGTTGACTCACAGAGGTGATTTTTATAGCTATTTACAATAGctcttaggggttttttttttctccctcttactTTTGATTCATTTCAGCCAGCCATTTATACTCTGGActatatattataaagctgtagtggtctataaatgtaaatggaatctTTATATATCCTATCATGTTAAATTAAACCAGGGTTTTGCAACCACAGCGCTACGGACACTTGAGGCTGGATAATTCCTTGTTCTACAAGGGCTGTCCTGGGCACTGCTGGATGTTTAGAGGCATCCTTGGTCTTTACCtattagatgccagtagcaccccacTCCCAGtcatgacaatcaaaaatatGTCCAGGCATTTGTTCAATGTTCTATGAGGAGGCATAAttgccccactccccaccccggGCGAGAACCACTGAATTAATCTAATTGTCTCTGGTTGATGGGCAGGTAAAATTAACGTTCTTGGGTGCTTGGCTACatcttaatttttctataatgggaactttattttttttaaaaggcaacagaggaaacaataaaagaaaaatttaaagaatttgtcAGTAGGGGGAAAATAAAGAACTCAAACCATGACATTtttcagaaactattttttaaaggaaaaaaatcaccaccAACAGCTAGAAATAGGCTCTTTTGCAGGCCCCAATCCCAGGGTGCATGCAATCAATTTAGTAGATCAGGATCAGCAttgaaaaaagggagagaatagaaaatgtgagaatgcaaaacaagaaataaagtattagttaacaaaatatttttttggtttatgtGCATGTAACTGCtatgatataaaaatgtattttattactgTGGGTTCTtgtcaaatatctttaaaaatcagatttacaGCTACTGATTTTAAGTTACTCCAACTTTTCATTATTACAAACAGCACAGAGTAGCAAGAGTGGGctcaaaataagttaaaatgaaacAGAGGGAGGAACCctaaaaattctgaaaagcaGACAGAGTGCTCAAAAAACACACATACAGCAAAGTGATTACAACCTAAAAACCAGTGACCAAGGACATTGGtcaaatttcttataaaatgtaaaacaaaaggcaagatttgttttgccttccttctttattttccacTCAAACATTAATGTAACCAAACCTTTACTTCTCCAGTTTGTTCTAGCAGACCCCAATCAAGTTTACCTATAAGAAGTTAAAATATGCTGGCATATATATAGCCTTGTTAACTTTTAACCCAACTTAGAAGAAAAAGGTTTAGGCTTGAAAGTTTTAACATCACCAGTGGAAATTACAAAGGAATCATAGGAGTTTTTCTAATTAGACCAAATCCTAAGAGGATTTAGATCAAAATGCTTTTTGCTGTTAAATgatattgtatatatttgaacACATCTAGCTGTTATAAAACAATGTACAATATTCTTGAGTTTGACTAGCATACCCAAATATTCTTAATTAgcaagattttaattaaaaaacccaaaaacttcaTACTAAAAGGCATGTTATTAAGTATTTCAAGtacttatttacttaaaataattttaagtcacaaaagattcatttttaaaatcaatttttctaaGATATCTTACCTTTCCATTTTTATGCAGTCCAACAGATTTATTATTACTTTCACAAAGATGGTGCATAGTACTAAGATATATCATGCAGCCCCAGCACTAAAACAAATCAATTTTAGCAGCGCTAATTCTCCATAGAGCACCACTTTCTAGCCGAGGCAGATTAACAACTGCAAATCCAAGAGACCCTATTCATAAAGTGGATCATCTCAAAGTAGAAGCAAATTCGTGAGTGTAATGCTTGCTTTTGGTACCTCACTTATTTTCATTGCTCACGTTCTTTAGTGAGAAACAATACCAACAGCAAACAAAGCTCAAAAGGAAAACCCCCACAAATTTCAAAACGATGCTGTTAGTATAAAAAAGAAAGGCTGACACATCTCAAAGCGCCGATCAACACCATCATGCATCTACCGCTGAGGTTAAAGCCCAACGCCCGGTTTTTTAACTATTTGATCTTCATGGATCAGGCAAGGACTTGAAATCATCTCACGTGCAACAGTCTTTGCATAACACCCCATTTTATCCATGCCACAAAAACGGTAAATTTGGTAGTTACCAATAAATAAGTTGGGGGTCAAAAGGACTAAAGCCTTAGACTGCTCTTTATCATAAGATATCCTCAGACAAACCTCCCCATTCTTCATTCTGGCTCTATAAAATTAAGGAGCAGAGAAAAACTGGTAAGTGCCTGACTTTACAAAGAAAATGCACTCTATATTTCCTTGGTCATTAGATCTATGCTTATAAACCAACTGTACCACTCCCCCATGTACTCCCCCTCAAAAAACTAGCTTAAAATAGGCACTTAATTGGTGGTGGGGAAATGTTCCAAGTATTGCAAAGAATGTCAATTTAGTAATCTCAGCATGTTGCACTTTAGTAATTTAAGAATCAGGTTAAGTACCAGTGGCATGTTAAGAAAACCTGTGTTAAATTCcagcaaacattaaaaattggATAATGGACTGATATTTCTGGGCTTTACCCccaaatttaattatgtattcaCAGAACCAAATATCGAAAAGAATACAAAGTTCACTCTAGAAATGTCAAAACTGAACCACTGTTTACCAAgtaactaagtaaaataaaaaggaaatcttggtTATTTAAACACAATGTCTGATATTTTAGCAATTATAATTTGAATACATACTTATGTTCTCATTACTGACTGTAATATGCTAATAGAAAATCTATCCACTGACTGTGCCCTGTTTGCCTATAAGATGAAGGACTACCTCAACAAACTACATGACATTTATACAAATtgagtaaaaaggaaattttaaagaaaattttctgaagaaaataaatattcttaaggaTAGAAATGTATATTTCACAAACTTTAAAGGGCTAAAATCTAAATCATTTTGCAATTACCATGTATCATTAAGCCAAcagatattttcattaaaaattcagaagCATCGTTGGTGTTTAGAAATAATCAAGTAAAAGACCTGAaaccaaatagaaaaatcacaataCAAAGAAAAGTAGACCAGCACCTAGCTTAGTGACTAGCACAAACTAggcattgaataaatgaaagtatgaatgaaaaaaaaaaaaaaaaacaaagaaaagtagattaaaataaattagttagGACTTCTACAAGTTTAAGGCTGCATTTAGGTAAGTGTCTTTAGAGCTACATTTACAAAATTGGAAGCAAAAATCATATTCATGACATAGACTAAATTATAAGACCCAAAAAGCTActataaagctactataaatCCAAGAGTTTTGAGAAattcattaagaaattatttttaaaatatattatttctatctatacatccaatttaaaaataccaacaatTGATAATTTGGACAATGAAAACTCTATAAAATGGCATCTGTCTTAGGAAATCTACTCTGTTCCATATAGAAAAACCTCCAGAATGATGAATCTCTTTATTACTGAAAAACACAGAAGTTGGTACTGAAAACAGAAGGTTTAAAATACACATGCCAAGACAATATACAAATAGGGTAGGCAGGTGGGTAGACATGGACAGGGCTTAGTGGTCAATATTCCACTCAGCTCCCAAGTCTAGCAGTTCTGGGTTTGGAATGCTAGGACCAGTCACTGTAACCTCACTGAGCCTCTACTTCTGCATTTGTTAAAAAGGTGCTCATGATCCTTCTCAGGGCATCCTGATGTTTAGCACAGGATGCTTCCCATCCAAGTGCTCAGTAAGCATCAGCTATTGTCacagttcttttttgttgtcatgGTGTCCAGACATGTTCTCATTACTGACTATATAGTCTAATATATGCTAATAGAAAACCTACTTTATCAACTGTCTGCCCTGTTTGCCTATAATATGAAGGACTATCTAAAACAAATCACAAGACGTTTATATAAATTGGgtaaaagggaaattttaaagaaatttagcaGTTGGTGGAATGCTTTTTCTCATCTTATTCCACCGCCTACTTTATGAACATAATACTTACTCACCCGAAGATGTAAACATGTACCATATAgcaacatataaataaatctattttaggAAACAAGCATCTTGTCATCCCTGGATTTGTGACAGTATGTTGGCAAATAACCTGAATGAGTAACAGGTTAACCTGAACGGAATCATCTGAAGCCGTACTGCCCCAGAAAGACTTTAGCTTGGCTTCAGAAAGGCCTTAACCTGCAATGTTCTAACTCACTCTAAACTTAGAGCGGACCAGCCATGTTCTGCCTCCTAGAGACCTTAATGgctaaatctaaaaaaatggtACACTCAGACCATTGAATAGAAAATGTCTTTGTGTACTATAATTTTGGTTTATGTACAAAGTATTAAGGTAGTCATAGATGAGAAATAGGGCCAAATCTCTCTTCTAAAGATATGAAACCGTAATTAATGgtagtcaactttttttttttaaactacggtgagacagggaaagaaaaatcttaacaTGGACCACAGACATCCCATGCTTCTCTCCACTCCTTTCTCCTAAAGATACCAAAACACTACTTCAAAAAGGGAGATATTACTTACTATTAAGATACTTCAATAggggagatacacacacatactcacaaaTACAGACTTCTTTATCCTCAATAAAAACTGTAAGAGTAAACTTAGTATATTTCTCATATTATAAATTCTATAGTAATTGTTCAATAGAGTTTAAAAAACAGTCCAGACACAGGAGAGATAAGTGACCTAAACACtactctccagaaaaaaaaaaatacattaaaattaaaaggtgaaCTTCAAGAATTTTAGAGATGTTTTAAGGCAGATGTAATTAATCAGGAAATGATGAAGAACTTGGAGGAAATACCAGGATCTGAGAGAGCAGAATACCGTTCCATAATAACGAAATATAAAAGTGAACGAGAagagataaatatgaaaaattcccAGCTCCTGTTCTGGCTTGaccttatttttagaaaagtctGATTAGTAAACAGCAAAATAAGGAGGTCCTAACTTTAAAACCAATTTTACAATAGCAGAATATGAGCTTGTGGTCACAATATCAGACATTGAAAAAAATCTCCCTTATGATATATTTGCAGtcaatagtaataatgataaagaaCCGTGGCAAACTGTACACACATGAAAAAAGGCCTAAGCTATTTCACTACGGACAGTGGCTAGTATCAGGGCTGCTAACAagattccactttttttttttttttttaataagattccaCTTTTGCAGATATCTTAAGTACTGTTTTGGTAATTCAAGATAATACATGTACAATGTATTATCTCctatttaatatatgtatgttcTGGATGATATCATCCCAACTTGGAGTAATCCTCACAACTGACCCAGTCAGTGACTAATGAAGAGCCATTACCAAGGCCTACCCTCCCTCCCGTAGAGGCACACAGTTAAGAGAGGTTTACTCTTCTCTTAGTTCACATTTCTGTTACAacagaaatgctaaaaaaaaaaaaaaaaaatggatttaaagcCTCCTTTAATAACAAAAAAGGCAATTAATGAAAACACACTACATTTTTATATTGACTAGCTCCTTCTTGTATTATAGagtttttatttgattaaaaccACAATTATTGCTAAACCATAATTCAACTTCGTATCTGAATTAAGGTATccttaagtattttgaaaaacttcAGAAATTGAAGGTCCAGAAACACCAAATATACAAGTAATCCAGGACAACTGTGGAAACTGGAAAGGGAAGGGGGTTTATCAACGGTTCTCAGGATATCAAGAGAAAATAAGGATGCAATCACTTGACAGAACatgatttgctattttaaaagagcaaagaggggtgcctgggtggcacagttggttaagcatccaaatcttggttttggctcaggtcacaatctcagggtcatgagactgggtcccaaattgggctcccattcagtatggagtctgcttgagagattctcgctctccctctgcctctgcccctccctccctccctcacttgtGTGTGCacgttctctgtctctgtctctctctctctgagataaacagttaaataaaatctttattttatttatttttttatttattaaaaagagcaaagaaaaaggccaaatactttttagtttttctaacaCAAAATTAGAGATTTCTACAAAAAGTGTAATTATAACACTTATCATTTGCTTGGCTACATTTGTGCTTAATGGACATGAGGTGAAAATATGAACCAATCTCGGATGAAAATGCCATAGTCTCACAGTCAACTGATTATCCATCCACACTAATGCAAAAAGGCATTACCTTCAGTAATTCGGAACAACGGATGGAGAGTTCTCAAATTACTGTTAGATGAATCTTTTCCCTTCTTAGTCTGTCTTCTAAAGGTTTTAGACCCTAGTGTTTTGGGGTCCAAAAACTGGGCCATCAATATGACAGACCATCTCTAAAGCAAACAATCCATCCATAGATTAACTAAGCTGATGTGACTAACATATACCCCAATCAATATACTGCACATGGACACTACATGCCAAGCATGCTTCAGAGTAATTTCTGAAACTTTAAGAATGAGAGAACATAACTGAGACTTCCCTAGCAATACCAAAACATGCTTAGGTCTACTAAAGAGAACTCCAATTAGCTTACCTCCTGCAGTAGATCAGCCTGCTCAATTGCTTTAAGGACATTTTTCTTGGATGTTTCCTGAACTTCCCCTCCCAAAAGAAAttcatccaaaataaaataagccttcTCAAAATTAAAGATGATATCAAGTTCACATAcctgaaaagcaagaaaaacaatgTCAAAAACTGAAGCAAAAGATACTTACCCACCATTGGGTAGTGCACAAAATCTGATCAGAGTGAATTGATCttaattctttctaaaaatagcAATCTTGCTAATAACTAAGCATCACCGATTTAGTAGCTTAATTGTCAAATCTCAAGTACTTGGAAACACAATACCTACAAGCTAAGTAAAGTAAGACCTGATTCTCGAAGCTCCCAACATGAGCAACTTAATAATTCTCTCTTGATAAACACTGatctttttaaatacacatttcttagATAATGTGATTATAACTGCTTACCAAATCTAAATTCCATACAAAGCACTTCCAGAATATTAATCTTTGCAGCTGAACTCCTTCCTGTTTCACTATTTTAAATCTCATTCTCACAACCATCATTAAATGAGTAGGGCCATGGGATCAAGCATTCATTCTGGCAGCTGACTGAGCACGCTAGCAAAAGACAGTCAGCCCTTCCCTCTCCTGCAGTTATTTTTAAACAGTCAGAATCCCCAAGACGATCAAATAATAAACTTGTTacagagaagattaaaaaaaaaaagaccatggcATTCAATTTCCTAAAACAAAATACTACTCACACTGCCAAAATACTTGTCAAGTAATTCCACATAACGATGAATTATTTCCAGGGTAATTAGCTCATTGTCCTGATCCTCGATAGCACAGCAAAAATACAGACTAGCATATCTGTAACAAAGCAAATGTGGAAAAAATTTTACCCTATAATCatgttttctaaatatgttttcatACCCTATTGTGAAAGATCCCATGCTTATACAGTTTATTTCCCCTTTTACAACAGTATAGATTATTTCCCTCCTGGATTACAAAAGGAATgaatgttgggacgcctgggtggctcagtggttgagcatgtctttggcttgggtcatggtcccagggccctgggatggagtcccacatcaggctccccgcagggagcctgcttctccctctgccggtatcttctgcctctctgtgtgtgtccctcataaataaataaaatctttaaaaaaggaaaaaaaaggaatgaatgcatGTAGTGTTTCAAAagtacaaagcaaaaaaaaaaaaaaaaaaaacccaaaaacaaaccacaaaaaaacaaaacaaaccccaaaacaaaaacaaaggatcaTTCAATCATACCATCCAGAAATCTAGAACGAGTAACtcattttgctcttctttcagGTTCCCTTCTCTGAATATTCTAAAACATAGCTGGACCCgattattaaatataatgaaagaaacaTAATCGTCCTATATTGTATGAAATATAATACACTtacttaattaaaacaaaatgcacTGTGTGATTAATTCAAACTACAAGTAAACAGGGAAGAAGATAAACTTTCTGACCGAAGGACTCATTGAAGATATTATCAACATGAAGGCAATGCCTGAAACATTTTGTTGAAGTGTAATATACAAACAGAGGACACAGGTCAtatactcttgatttttttcttttcttaaagattttatttatttattcatgagagacacgagagagagaaagaggcagagacaccggcagagggagaagcaggctccatgcagggagcacgacgtgggactcgatcccaggtctccaggatcccgccctgggctgaaggtggcgctaaaccgctgagccaccccttGGTTTTCAAAGTAAACCCACCCAAGTACCAGCACCCTAAGAAACAGATTATGGAACTCCTGAATCCCCTCTCCTAGCCCCTCCAGGTCACAACCTGCCACCCCCAAGGGTAACTACTATCTTGACTTCCCACGGCatagaactgtttttaaaaacgAGGTTTCTAGGACTGTGGAATAAACTCCAAGATAAGAACAGTTTTAAGTTATTACAGAagttagagaaagagaacaggggaAACTGACCTGTCGTCAAATTTTCCAAGGTCTGTTAAATGAAAGTTTAGGTTATTTACCCTTGaataataaaattggaaaactCATATTCTCTTTCCAAATTAGGATTCTAGACATGGGACTACATTATACTTGACCCAAGGAAGCCAAAACTTAACATATAACCTTGAGGCATAGCAAACAATGATCAAGTCTTTTGAGGATTCAAAGAGCATTTTCAAATGGTTTAAGTGTGTTATACAGGCtgttgaaaaaaaacaaaccaacgcTACCAAAAAACCAGAACATTCTAAACAAGTCTGTTTCGACTGTAATTTTCACTGACAAGCATTTAAGTGATTTTTCGAAAACACAATGAGCAATTACTGTTCATAGcattaacagaaaataatacacacacaatCTCAGTTTTGGAATTCAATGAATTCCTACTCTTCAGTATGAGAATGTCTAATATTTACAGAATGCTCTATTAATAACAAtgttataggggcacctgggtggcccagtggttgagtgtttccctttggctcaggttgtgttcccggggtcctgggatcgagtcctgcactgggctccccacagggagcctgcttctctctctgcctaggtctctgcctctctgtctctcatgaataaataaaatctttaaaaaaaaaaccccactatcATCACATTGATCAAATAAAGAccaattggggatccctgggtggttcagtagtttagcacctgccttaggcccagggcatgatcctggagacccgggatagagtcccgcatcaggctccctgcatgaagcctgcttctccctctgcctgtgtctctgcctctctctgtgactctcatgaataaataaaatcttaaaaaaaaaataaagaccaattATTTGATCTTTCCAACAGCAAGCACCATAATCCTTGATTACAGAGGAAggcaaagacaaaacaaaacgaaaaaaaaaaaacaaacaaacaaacgaggCCCAAGAGTATAGGATCTGCCAAGTGGTTGGTCTAGGACAAGAAATCTGATCTTCAGACCTTTTCCCACTCCACCTTAGGGACTCCCTCATCATACACAGCTCGACTTTATTGCCATGTCCATTCTACCTGACTTATACATTAAGTTATTCAAAATGGTAGGTCTCCTGTAGGCTTAGAGAGGAAGCTTTCGAATGTGTTCATTTATTAGCATGAAGGACATAAGAGGGCACCACctccaactttatttattttttaaaaagatttttttttaaagattttatttattcacgagagacacagagagagagagaggcagagacacaggcagagggagaagcaggctccatgcagggagccggttgcgggacttgatcccggtctccaggatcacaccccaggctgaaggcggtgctaaaccgctgagccacccgggctgccctattttttaaaaagattttatttatttattcatgagagacacagaaagagagaggcagagacacaagcagagagagaagcaggctccattcagggagcccgatgtgggactcgatcccaggactccatgaccacgccctgggccgaaggcaggcactaaaccgctgagccatccagggatgcCCCACCTCCAACTTTAGAGTGCTTCCTCTCCTTCTTACCCTGTTTTGTGTATCTGTTTAAAAGGCAatgagggacacctaggtggctcagtcagctaagtgaaccactttggctcaggtcacaatctccaGGGTTcagagatcaagccctacattgggctctacactgagcatggagcctgcttgggattctctctatcACTCTCCCTATCACCCACCactctcaccctgctcatgcaaATTCAAcaatctctctcttaaaaaaaaaaaaaaaagcaatggactATTCCAACTCTCTATCCTCCCTAACCCATGTTCACCAAATAGTTCTGAATTTGAGGAAACTGATACAAATAACATGTTACAAGTCCCCAaatcaagaaaactaaagataaaaggaactgatattaaataaaaatggtagaTAAAAAAACAGACCTGACTAGCTGACATGAACAGAGTGCTATTTAAATAAATCTCATTAGAAGGAAtgtattaaggggcacctgggtgactcagtcagttaagcatctgcttaggacatgatccagggatgctgggatagagccccagagccccacatctgggctccctgcttagtaagaagcctgcttctccctctcctcctgcccctcctcctgctcatgctctctcactctgtgctctcaaataaatttttaaaaaatgttttttaaagaaggaatttagggaacacctgggtggctcagcagttaagcatctgtcttcggctcagggcatgattctggagtcccgggatcgagtcccacattgggctccctgcgtggagcctgcttctccctctgcctatgtctctgcctctctctctctctctctctctctctctctctctctctcgctgtgtctctcatgaataaataaaatcttttttaaaaaaataaaattaaagaaggaatTTATTAACAGTTTAGGGTAAACTTTCTTTTACTCTGAATGTCAGCATTTCTGCAACgctgttaatcttttttttttttttaattttatttatttgtgatagtcacacagagagagagagagaggcagagacataggcagagggagaagcaggttccaggcaccgggagcccgacgtgggattcgatcctgggtttccaggatcgcgccctgggccaaaggcaggcgctaaaccgctgcgccacccagggatcccaatgctaCTGTTAATCTAATGCTTGCACCATCCTTGCTCCTTATCCACAGTACGGCCTCCTGAGTTACAAATAAACAGTACTTATTCAATGGTGCTTAATTGTGTGAATCATTTAGAACTATTAATTTAATTATCACCAGGACTGATGTGTCCAAGCAtcaaccattatttttaaaatcctgcaatataggggtgcttgggtagctcagtcatctgccttcggctcaggtcatatctcaagatcctgggattgattgagccccacatcaggctccctgctcagcaaagtgcctgcttcaccttctcctgctgctcctgctgcttctacttgttccctctctctcaaataaataaaaattaaaaaaaaaaaaaaatcctgtgatgCCAAAAAAAATCCTGCAAAACTACCTAAATGTTTGCTTTCactcagaaaggaagaagagttATCAATTAAACAAATTTTGTTATAGGTGAACATCCAGTTATCAGGATTATAAGGCACCTGTTTATAGAAAGCTTGGAAGAAACAGAATAGTTAACAATTAACATTCATAGAGCCCTCACTCTGAGACACTAAATGTTAGCCAAGGCTTTAccattttaatcctca
The window above is part of the Vulpes lagopus strain Blue_001 chromosome X, ASM1834538v1, whole genome shotgun sequence genome. Proteins encoded here:
- the AP1S2 gene encoding AP-1 complex subunit sigma-2 isoform X1, coding for MQFMLLFSRQGKLRLQKWYVPLSDKEKKKITRELVQTVLARKPKMCSFLEWRDLKIVYKRYASLYFCCAIEDQDNELITLEIIHRYVELLDKYFGSVCELDIIFNFEKAYFILDEFLLGGEVQETSKKNVLKAIEQADLLQEDAKEAETPRSVLEEIGLT
- the AP1S2 gene encoding AP-1 complex subunit sigma-2 isoform X3; amino-acid sequence: MQFMLLFSRQGKLRLQKWYVPLSDKEKKKITRELVQTVLARKPKMCSFLEWRDLKIVYKRYASLYFCCAIEDQDNELITLEIIHRYVELLDKYFGSVCELDIIFNFEKAYFILDEFLLGGEVQETSKKNVLKAIEQADLLQEEAETPRSVLEEIGLT
- the AP1S2 gene encoding AP-1 complex subunit sigma-2 isoform X4, whose translation is MQFMLLFSRQGKLRLQKWYVPLSDKEKKKITRELVQTVLARKPKMCSFLEWRDLKIVYKRYASLYFCCAIEDQDNELITLEIIHRYVELLDKYFGSVCELDIIFNFEKAYFILDEFLLGGEVQETSKKNVLKAIEQADLLQEPRHEYFNVPVY
- the AP1S2 gene encoding AP-1 complex subunit sigma-2 isoform X2, which codes for MQFMLLFSRQGKLRLQKWYVPLSDKEKKKITRELVQTVLARKPKMCSFLEWRDLKIVYKRYASLYFCCAIEDQDNELITLEIIHRYVELLDKYFGSVCELDIIFNFEKAYFILDEFLLGGEVQETSKKNVLKAIEQADLLQEKTENMYHSKSFMGCKKAY